A genomic region of Kluyveromyces marxianus DMKU3-1042 DNA, complete genome, chromosome 5 contains the following coding sequences:
- the DUG2 gene encoding glutamine amidotransferase subunit DUG2: MSPPQLHKWSHDFCILSTVIFPKKKLLFAGTQDSKILCIDLSTYNLIHTIYLGVSEETNTRSSVLCLTKSVDEEYLFSGGADSLVRVWSVRGGPEDYRLSVKEMITIYSLMDIGDIFSLTYIDELDLVVFGSQNASLLYVANVSKHKHAQEDYAMLPHLRFDKFFDSKGPQQQLIMSDKSSESLNTMKSRTLSMSNGEDESQGQILQVPSSNILPFAHNGFIYSIVKLESRRDTLPVYLNVKEKTQYIISGGGDGISKVWSLQTDSNSETDHSASLYLISELDNEEPVLSQYIEFPFLYVGLTDGIVKIWDLNTNQLVSTLQSDDYSDISSLAVCRDHIFASQKHGITKFFQDDIYHWRGHQGSILSSQILCKGCTKNPYTRLITGGNDGSLVLWNITDLVNSSQESIHSHENWETDRRNSWSATTFLDNDHMLHSLSSLVQFQTVSRKADTRQLLEGRRCATFFQQLLFKLGAKHCDLLPVKNGGNPIIYSVFSGNSKSTVERKRIVWYGHYDVVAADMEDWKTDPFKLTCEDGFLKGRGVSDNKAPLLAAMYAVAQLVHNGELDHDIVFIIEGQEENGSAGFKEALEENRHRFNEKIDWVILSNSYWLDENIPCLNYGLRGMVNLKVSVTSDEPNRHSGFDGGVHREPTADLINIISKLQKDDGSILIPGYYDNIKSLSDKELSQLNEIVERAHLHESVTVESLIAKWTRPSLSVTTMTVSGPGEPTVIPQSASVDISIRLVPGQDVDKIKESLQNYLHSCFSKLKTKNHLSIKILNEAEAWLGDPSNTAYQVIREEVAKEWGVEPLMVREGGSIPSVRYLEKTLEAPVIQIPCGQSSDKAHLPNEQLRMKNWYRLRSILVRTFNRL, translated from the coding sequence ATGAGTCCCCCACAATTACACAAGTGGAGCCATGACTTTTGCATATTATCAACAGTAATCTTCCCTAAAAAGAAGCTTTTGTTTGCTGGGACACAAGACTCAAAAATTCTTTGCATAGACTTGAGTACTTATAATCTTATCCACACGATATATTTGGGTGtctcagaagaaaccaacaCAAGATCTAGTGTTTTATGTTTGACCAAATCGGTGGATGAAGAATATTTATTCAGCGGTGGGGCAGACTCTCTGGTTAGAGTATGGTCTGTTAGAGGAGGCCCTGAAGATTACAGACTTAGCGTGAAAGAAATGATTACAATATACTCGCTGATGGACATTGgtgatatattttctctCACTtatattgatgaattggaCCTAGTCGTATTTGGCTCTCAAAACGCATCTTTACTCTATGTTGCTAATGTATCGAAACACAAACACGCACAAGAAGACTATGCAATGTTGCCACATCTACGATTTGATAAGTTTTTTGACTCTAAAGGACCACAACAGCAGCTAATAATGTCTGACAAATCCAGCGAATCATTGAATACAATGAAAAGCCGAACATTATCCATGTCAAATGGCGAAGATGAATCACAAGGGCAAATACTACAagttccttcttcaaacatACTGCCATTTGCTCATAATGGTTTTATATACTCCATTGTGAAGCTTGAATCACGCAGGGACACTTTGCCTGTTTATTTAAATGTTAAGGAGAAGACGCAATATATTATTTCCGGGGGTGGAGATGGAATCTCTAAGGTGTGGTCATTGCAAACAGATTCCAACTCTGAAACAGACCATTCTGCGTCATTGTACCTAATTTCAGAATTGGATAACGAGGAACCAGTTCTTTCCCAATATATCGAGTTTCCTTTCCTATATGTTGGGCTTACTGATGGTATCGTAAAAATATGGGACTTGAACACAAACCAACTAGTTAGTACCCTACAGAGCGACGATTATAGTGACATTTCCTCTTTAGCAGTGTGTCGTGATCACATATTTGCTTCCCAAAAGCACGGTATTACAAAGTTCTTTCAGGATGATATATATCATTGGCGTGGGCACCAAGGCAGCATTTTGAGCTCCCAGATTCTTTGTAAAGGATGTACTAAGAACCCCTATACCAGACTAATTACAGGAGGTAATGATGGATCGTTAGTTCTATGGAATATTACTGACTTAGTAAATAGCAGTCAAGAGAGCATCCATAGCCATGAAAATTGGGAAACAGACCGTCGTAATTCATGGTCAGCAACAACATTCTTGGATAATGATCATATGCTCCATAGCCTATCATCActtgttcaatttcaaaCTGTTTCAAGAAAGGCAGACACAAGACAGCTACTAGAAGGGCGTCGTTGTGCTACGtttttccaacaattgCTGTTCAAATTAGGTGCGAAACATTGTGATTTACTCCCAGTGAAGAATGGCGGAAATCCAATCATATATTCAGTATTCTCAGGAAACTCGAAATCTACGGTcgaaaggaaaagaatagTATGGTATGGTCATTatgatgttgttgctgctgatATGGAGGACTGGAAAACAGATCCCTTTAAACTAACGTGTGAAGATGGTTTCCTCAAAGGAAGAGGTGTATCTGATAACAAGGCTCCTCTATTAGCTGCCATGTACGCAGTGGCACAGCTTGTACATAATGGAGAGCTCGACCACGACATAGTCTTTATAATTGAgggacaagaagaaaatgggTCAGCTGGCTTCAAGGAagctcttgaagaaaacaggCATAGGTTCAACGAAAAAATAGACTGGGTTATTTTAAGTAATTCATACTGGCTTGATGAAAATATTCCATGCCTCAATTACGGTCTAAGAGGAATGGTTAATCTGAAAGTTAGCGTCACAAGTGACGAACCTAATAGGCATTCTGGTTTCGATGGTGGTGTTCATCGCGAGCCAACTGCCGATCTAATCAATATCATttcaaaacttcaaaaagatgACGGAAGTATATTAATACCAGGTTATTATGATAACATCAAATCACTTTCGGATAAAGAACTTTCGCAATTGAATGAGATTGTAGAGAGAGCACATTTGCATGAATCTGTAACGGTAGAGAGTTTAATTGCTAAATGGACTAGACCATCTTTATCAGTTACCACTATGACTGTTAGCGGACCAGGAGAACCAACGGTAATTCCACAATCAGCCTCAGTTGATATATCTATTCGTCTGGTACCTGGGCAAGACGTGgataaaattaaagaatcTTTACAAAACTATCTACACTCGTGCTTTTCCAAGttgaaaaccaaaaaccacctttcaataaaaatattgaatGAAGCGGAAGCATGGCTGGGGGATCCATCTAATACTGCTTACCAGGTTATTAGAGAGGAGGTCGCAAAAGAATGGGGTGTCGAACCTTTAATGGTGAGGGAAGGTGGTTCCATTCCAAGCGTGAGGTACCTAGAGAAAACCCTAGAAGCCCCAGTAATTCAAATACCTTGCGGTCAATCCAGTGACAAAGCACATCTACCTAATGAGCAGTTGAGAATGAAAAACTGGTACAGATTGAGAAGCATTCTTGTAAGAACTTTCAATCGACTTTAA
- the UTP18 gene encoding Utp18p encodes MDHPIPPPDEEELLLSKLVFGDNTDFYNELQNVDLNVNSDEDAAEYEQNSDSEASENGAENDDIGKIMDDQLFFVDDGAEAGQDADAMDIDSEDEHEDEAGYDDSDEYSDEEQDAWVDSDDERLQINITETNRSKKLRTSYVESQINGRDYVQRLRSQFEKIYPKPTWVEDEDDSEINDDSESDSDEYENVLNGDVNALSKILQSTYNYTEKSSKLLPPKTLDITRLKDANATHPSRSAIQSLSFHPTKPILLTGGYDRTLRIYHIDGKSNHLVTSVHIKGTPVQTCCFYSSQDGKEQKVFTGGRRRYMHSWDLSNNNTSVAKIDKISRLYGHQDTQRSFEKFKLAHFQDAYGNRHGLICLQGNNGWINILHASTGVWLQGCKIEGVISDFCIDYKTAQHGKFITVLIAVNTYGEVWEFDLNNSGKTIRRWKDDGGVGITKIQVGGGTSIYSPKQRIIQNRWIAIGSESGFVNVYDRQSDSQRPVCTLDQLTTTISSLEFSPDGQMLCMASRATKDALRLVHLATGTVFSNWPTSGTPLGKVTSVMFSPQGTMLAVGNEQGKVRLWRLNHY; translated from the coding sequence ATGGACCATCCAATCCCCCCaccagatgaagaagagttatTACTCTCTAAGTTAGTTTTTGGTGATAATACCGACTTCTACAACGAGTTGCAGAATGTTGACTTGAATGTGAATAGCGATGAAGATGCAGCCGAATACGAACAAAACAGCGATTCTGAAGCCTCGGAAAATGGTGcagaaaatgatgatatagGAAAAATCATGGACGACcaacttttctttgtcGATGATGGGGCAGAAGCAGGTCAAGATGCAGACGCCATGGACATTGATTCAGAAGATGAGCATGAGGATGAAGCCGGCTATGACGATAGTGATGAGTATTCTGATGAGGAGCAAGATGCATGGGTTGActctgatgatgaaagatTACAGATAAATATCACTGAAACTAACAGGTCGAAGAAACTCAGGACCTCATACGTTGAATCTCAAATCAATGGACGGGATTATGTGCAAAGATTAAGATCgcaatttgaaaaaatatatccAAAGCCAACTTGGGtggaagatgaggatgataGTGAAATAAACGATGACAGTGAAAGTGACAGCGatgaatatgaaaatgTGTTGAACGGAGATGTTAATGCATTGTCTAAAATTCTACAAAGTACTTATAATTACACAGAAAAGAGTTCTAAATTGCTTCCGCCTAAAACTCTTGATATTACTAGACTAAAAGATGCAAACGCAACCCACCCATCGCGTTCAGCAATCCAATCGTTGTCTTTCCACCCAACAAAGCCAATTTTATTGACCGGTGGTTATGACAGAACCTTAAGAATATATCACATTGATGGTAAAAGCAATCATTTGGTTACTTCAGTCCACATAAAAGGAACTCCAGTACAAACCTGTTGCTTCTACTCTTCTCAAGACGGAAAGGAACAAAAGGTCTTCACTGGTGGTAGAAGACGTTACATGCATTCGTGGGATTtatccaacaacaatacTTCTGTAGCCAAGATTGACAAGATTTCTCGGCTATATGGTCATCAAGATACACAAAGATCTTTcgaaaagttcaagttgGCCCATTTCCAAGATGCGTATGGAAACCGTCATGGTTTAATCTGTTTACAAGGTAATAATGGTTGGATTAACATTCTACACGCATCTACTGGTGTATGGCTACAAGGTTGTAAGATAGAAGGTGTTATTTCAGATTTCTGCATTGATTACAAAACGGCTCAACATGGAAAGTTTATAACTGTTCTAATTGCTGTAAACACGTACGGAGAAGTGTGGGAATTCGACCTAAATAACAGTGGTAAGACTATTCGTAGATGGAAGGATGACGGTGGTGTAGGAATTACTAAGATCCAAGTAGGCGGTGGTACATCTATCTATTCtccaaaacaaagaatcaTTCAAAACAGATGGATTGCAATTGGTTCGGAATCTGGGTTTGTCAATGTATATGATAGACAAAGTGACTCTCAGCGGCCAGTATGCACACTAGATCAGTTAACGACTACTATCTCATCACTTGAGTTCTCTCCTGATGGTCAAATGCTATGCATGGCAAGTAGAGCTACAAAAGATGCCCTAAGGCTGGTACATTTAGCTACAGGAACTGTGTTCTCTAATTGGCCAACAAGTGGCACTCCATTAGGTAAAGTTACTAGTGTTATGTTCAGTCCACAAGGAACAATGTTAGCAGTTGGTAACGAACAAGGTAAAGTAAGATTATGGAGATTAAATCACTACTAA
- the MRPL27 gene encoding mitochondrial 54S ribosomal protein mL41: MRATSPSFFQQTPLTQLTRPWKKYRDGTLFYGQSKVGNKRLPLTTKDGNKSMYKGTRSSGIGRHTKFGDYKINWNRVRTYVVPKNFNTDLKPLLSHNLPELKHQFTGYQKGYTDPKLYFEKLEKYVKEGKTQSEATNVDCYVERG, translated from the coding sequence ATGAGAGCAACATCTCCTAGCTTTTTCCAACAGACTCCCCTCACACAACTAACTAGGCCATGGAAGAAATATCGTGATGGTACCCTCTTCTACGGTCAATCAAAGGTGGGTAACAAGCGTCTCCCCCTAACTACTAAAGATGGTAACAAGTCAATGTATAAGGGTACTCGTTCATCTGGTATTGGTAGACACACGAAGTTTGGTGACTATAAGATCAACTGGAACAGGGTGCGTACTTATGTTGTTCCAAAGAATTTCAACACTGATTTGAAACCACTATTATCTCACAACTTACCAGAACTAAAACACCAATTCACTGGATATCAGAAAGGTTACACGGatccaaaactttattTTGAGAAGCTAGAGAAATATGTCAAAGAGGGGAAAACTCAAAGTGAAGCAACCAATGTTGATTGTTATGTAGAAAGAGGATAA
- the SSH1 gene encoding Ssh1p, which yields MAGFCLIDLAKPFMAFLPEIEIPYENLPFDEKVVFTLTTALIYLFSQFPLAGISKESVAVKDPIFFLRGVFAAEPKTLLEFGIFPPVATALILQLLAGFKTIKVNFNQRTDRELFQTLTKVISIATYAILANIFIASGYYGENLSLMAKLLINAQLIGAGFFITLLVEVVDKGHGFASGSMSIVAISLSTSLVDDLFGIQQFPVDQEGHTEPRGAIINLLQGLRAKHKTFTGAIVNAFQRDYLPNLTSGLLVIVIGAAICYLQNVRNELSIRSTKARGMTNIYPIKLLYTGGLSVLFSYSLLFYIHILAFAVIQLIGGNKDGSIINKLFGGYQATEFFYVPRFPLSLLAPPTSLAALITQPLSLITFPAFLIVTGVWFATNWQDISGSSARDVGKQFKEQDVALAGHRDASKELIRIIPVASATGAAALAALVSVGELLGLKGKAAGIVVAVTSVFAILEIVTVEFQQNGSQSTIAQMLGGRVA from the exons ATGGCAGGCT TCTGTTTGATTGATTTGGCTAAGCCATTTATGGCTTTCCTTCCAGAGATTGAGATTCCATACGAGAACTTACCTTTCGATGAAAAGGTTGTTTTCACCTTGACCACGGCTTTGATATACTTGTTCAGTCAATTCCCTCTAGCAGGTATCAGCAAAGAGTCTGTGGCCGTGAAGGATCCAATTTTCTTCTTACGTGGTGTGTTTGCAGCGGAACCAAAGACCTTGCTTGAGTTTGGTATCTTCCCTCCGGTTGCCACTGCGTTGATTTTGCAATTGTTGGCTGGTTTCAAGACAATCAAGGTGAACTTTAACCAAAGAACGGACAGAGAGCTTTTCCAAACATTGACCAAAGTTATCTCCATTGCTACATACGCTATCTTGGCTAACATCTTTATTGCATCCGGTTACTATGGCGAGAACTTGTCTCTAATGGCCAAATTGCTTATCAACGCCCAATTGATCGGTGCTGGTTTCTTCATTACTTTGTTGGTGGAAGTTGTCGACAAGGGTCATGGTTTCGCTTCCGGATCGATGTCCATTGTTGCAATCTCATTGTCTACCTCCTTGGTTGACGACTTGTTCGGCATCCAACAATTCCCTGTTGACCAAGAAGGTCACACCGAACCAAGGGGTGCTATCATCAATCTGCTCCAGGGACTCCGTGCTAAGCACAAGACCTTCACTGGTGCTATCGTCAATGCCTTCCAAAGAGACTACTTGCCAAACTTGACTTCTGGCTTGcttgttattgttatcgGTGCCGCCATCTGTTACTTACAAAACGTCAGAAACGAACTATCTATTAGATCTACCAAGGCTAGAGGTATGACTAACATCTACCCTATCAAGTTGTTGTACACTGGTGGTCTATCTGTTCTATTCTCTTACTCCCTATTGTTCTACATCCATATCCTAGCCTTTGCTGTCATCCAATTGATCGGTGGTAACAAGGATGGTTCtatcatcaacaaattgTTTGGAGGTTACCAAGCAACTGAATTCTTTTACGTTCCAAGATTCCCATTGTCTTTGTTGGCCCCACCAACCTCTCTTGCAGCACTAATTACACAACCATTGTCTTTGATCACATTCCCAGCTTTCTTGATTGTTACTGGTGTTTGGTTCGCTACCAACTGGCAAGACATTTCCGGCTCTTCTGCTCGTGACGTCGGAAAACAGttcaaagaacaagatgTTGCCTTGGCTGGTCACAGAGATGCTTCTAAGGAATTGATTAGAATTATTCCTGTAGCTTCCGCTACTGGTGCAGCTGCTTTGGCTGCCTTGGTGTCCGTTGGTGAACTACTTGGTTTGAAGGGTAAGGCTGCTGGTATCGTTGTTGCAGTTACAAGTGTATTCGCCATCTTAGAAATTGTCACCGTGGAATTCCAACAAAACGGTAGTCAAAGTACTATTGCCCAAATGCTAGGTGGTAGAGTAGCTTAA
- the MIC12 gene encoding Mic12p, which yields MSKILKLTGFTTLSTLLGVSYYYYVIDRPIYQNTGLYKTSKQVERVIDNKAEFVYERMGLEPQLVVQRPFTETVKDIWNKEVRNTANWLYSWGR from the coding sequence ATGTCCAAGATTCTAAAATTGACAGGATTCACTACTCTAAGCACGCTTTTGGGAGTGTCGTACTACTACTATGTGATTGACAGACCTATATACCAAAACACCGGTTTGTACAAAACCAGCAAGCAAGTCGAGCGGGTTATTGATAACAAGGCCGAGTTTGTGTATGAACGTATGGGGCTCGAACCACAACTCGTAGTTCAGAGACCATTTACGGAGACGGTGAAGGATATCTGGAACAAAGAGGTCCGTAATACGGCCAACTGGTTGTACTCCTGGGGGAGATAG
- the TAE1 gene encoding N-terminal protein methyltransferase, giving the protein MTTPDAHINYKDAIDYWTSVPATVDGVLGGYGDETPLPNMDVHGSMHFVRKLKSRMIADPGAKYSCDIGAGIGRVTKNFLSKISDKVDLVEPVVPFVEQAHKELEPLKKEGKIGEIFQIGMQDWVPEENKYWLIWCQWCVGHLPDDQLVQFFERCKKGLQKNGTIVVKENNTVGEDDFDPVDSSVTRSDEKFQKLFKEAGLKMIATEKQKGLPEGLYPVRMYALKPITE; this is encoded by the coding sequence ATGACTACTCCAGATGCTCACATTAACTACAAAGACGCTATAGACTACTGGACCAGTGTCCCAGCTACAGTCGATGGTGTATTGGGTGGATACGGCGATGAGACACCGTTACCCAACATGGATGTGCACGGTTCGATGCATTTCGTGAGGAAACTCAAGTCCAGAATGATTGCTGATCCAGGTGCTAAGTACAGTTGCGATATTGGTGCGGGAATCGGAAGAGTGACCAAAAACTTCCTAAGCAAAATCAGCGATAAAGTGGACTTGGTTGAGCCAGTCGTGCCATTTGTAGAACAGGCCCATAAGGAGTTGGAGccgttgaagaaggaggGGAAGATTGGCGAAATTTTCCAGATTGGAATGCAAGACTGGGTCCCCGAGGAAAACAAGTATTGGCTAATCTGGTGTCAGTGGTGCGTGGGCCATCTGCCAGACGACCAATTAGTTCAATTCTTCGAGAGATGCAAGAAGGGTCTCCAGAAGAACGGAACCATTGTCgttaaagaaaacaacACTGTCGGAGAGGACGACTTCGACCCGGTAGACAGCAGTGTCACAAGGTCTGATGAAAAGTTCCAAAAGCTCTTCAAGGAAGCTGGCCTAAAGATGATCGCTAccgaaaaacaaaaaggcCTACCGGAAGGTTTGTACCCAGTACGAATGTACGCATTAAAGCCCATCACTGAGTAG
- the RGD1 gene encoding GTPase-activating protein RGD1, giving the protein MSAVNSGEPKPENPGASSSSGSELLQREEVKKVLSSDIAINALLSRLKSSLLTCEEFTKFVRKKYLYEEEHAQEMTKTTKHFFQQSGHSGLSRSIHQLLEFDNKLSQVKVSYVRALQKIYDELTALLLTVTKTRKSVKERSRRLEKDVSDAIHSAEKAKSRYISLCQDWEKLRLADPTKTKLTLRGSKTTKEQEEDLQRKIDNADIEYKQKVDHSNSLRNTFLSRERPQIVSELTDLILEMDTAMSIQLQKYTIWTENMILNSGVSINPVDGNSKSMRNAATSMNNELDLYNSLNKYNTSKSASMVNKNLIPVEYKKHPSMAKSYTSSAMGGSSTFGKISGPSNFVVNTSKNSLPKRVMSTQNESPFVASSASTGLGGTVSPQNHNVQPSSASSGHSQMSSNGNSITPSSSRPLKSMVDIAIPSSAPATGYGSNTNGSSGPAPNSAPSQVNNSNGSGNGISNGIGNDSNQDFPTLDPGANARQTSIAHSIATTTDTMNRPTSTVQTIGSLPPGTTKDFKTFGMPLENLLDYDQDLVPAIVRQCIYVVDKYGLDLEGIYRKSANVLDVSRLKSEIDKDPSNIFMILPSKNYTDSDIYLVGSLLKTFFANLPDTLMPREMTDEIKTCLSIDDPTTRRNYMHGIIYKLPDGQYWTIRALIFHLKRVLEHEAQNRMGLKALCIIWGPTIISPNNEDLNDVNYQISAMRLLFDVADQAFEPE; this is encoded by the coding sequence ATGAGTGCTGTGAATAGCGGGGAACCTAAGCCGGAGAATCCCGGTGCGAGTTCGTCATCTGGAAGCGAATTGCTTCAGCGAGAGGAAGTGAAGAAGGTTCTCTCGTCAGATATCGCAATTAACGCCTTATTGTCAAGGCTGAAGAGTTCACTTCTAACGTGCGAAGAGTTCACCAAGTTTGTGAGGAAGAAGTACCTGTACGAGGAAGAACATGCACAGGAGATGACCAAGACTACCAAACACTTTTTCCAGCAGTCGGGCCACTCGGGACTTTCGCGTTCCATCCATCAACTGTTGGAATTCGACAACAAGCTTTCGCAGGTCAAGGTGTCTTACGTGCGGGCATTGCAAAAGATATACGATGAGTTAACAGCCTTGCTGTTGACCGTTACTAAGACCAGAAAATCAGTGAAAGAGAGAAGTAGAAGGCTAGAGAAAGATGTCTCCGATGCCATTCACTCCGCAGAAAAGGCCAAATCCAGGTACATCTCTCTATGCCAGGATTGGGAAAAGTTGAGACTTGCCGACCCAACCAAGACTAAGTTAACTTTAAGAGGATCCAAGACAAcaaaggaacaagaagaggatctacaaagaaaaattgacAACGCCGATATTGAGTACAAGCAAAAAGTGGATCACTCAAATTCTTTGAGAAACACGTTCCTTAGTAGAGAACGTCCTCAAATTGTGTCTGAACTAACCGATCTGATCTTAGAAATGGACACAGCTATGTCTATCCAGTTGCAAAAATACACTATATGGACCGAAAATATGATCTTAAATAGCGGTGTTTCGATTAACCCAGTCGATGGTAACTCAAAGTCTATGAGGAATGCAGCAACTTCTATGAACAACGAACTTGACCTTTACAATTCTTTAAACAAATATAACACCTCAAAGTCTGCGTCAATGGTAAATAAAAATCTCATCCCAGTTGAATACAAGAAACATCCATCAATGGCAAAATCGTACACTTCGTCTGCTATGGGCGGCAGCAGCACATTCGGCAAGATATCCGGACCTTCCAATTTTGTTGTTAACACATCAAAGAACTCTTTACCAAAAAGAGTGATGTCTACTCAAAACGAGTCTCCATTTGTCGCGTCTTCTGCTTCTACCGGGCTAGGAGGCACTGTATCACCACAAAACCACAATGTTCAGCCTTCATCAGCATCAAGCGGACATTCGCAAATGTCAAGCAATGGAAATTCTATAACaccatcatcttcaagGCCACTTAAATCCATGGTTGACATTGCTATCCCATCCAGTGCTCCTGCTACTGGATACGGTTCAAATACCAATGGCTCATCAGGTCCAGCTCCTAATTCTGCTCCCAGCCAAGTGAATAACAGTAACGGTTCCGGGAATGGCATAAGTAATGGAATTGGAAATGACAGTAATCAAGACTTTCCAACTCTCGACCCAGGTGCGAATGCTCGCCAAACTAGCATCGCTCATTCCATTGCAACCACTACTGACACAATGAATAGGCCTACTTCGACTGTACAAACCATCGGATCTTTACCTCCTGGCACTACAAAGGACTTTAAAACTTTTGGTATGCCATTGGAAAATTTGCTGGACTACGATCAAGATCTGGTTCCAGCTATTGTTCGTCAATGTATTTACGTTGTTGACAAGTACGGGTTGGATTTAGAAGGTATTTATCGTAAATCTGCTAACGTTCTGGACGTATCCAGACTAAAAAGTGAGATAGATAAGGATCCTTCCAATATATTCATGATTCTTCCCTCCAAAAATTACACCGACTCTGATATATACTTAGTTGGTTCATTGTTAAAGACCTTCTTTGCCAATCTACCAGACACCTTGATGCCTAGGGAAATGACTGATGAAATCAAGACATGTTTATCCATAGATGATCCAACTACTAGGAGGAACTATATGCATGGGATCATCTACAAACTACCCGATGGTCAATATTGGACAATCAGAGCTTTGATATTCCATTTGAAGCGTGTCTTAGAACACGAAGCTCAAAATAGAATGGGATTAAAAGCTCTTTGTATTATTTGGGGTCCAACAATAATATCACCCAATAATGAAGACCTGAATGACGTTAATTACCAGATAAGTGCAATGAGGCTCTTGTTCGATGTGGCGGACCAAGCATTTGAACCTGAGTAA